The segment TGTAGTGAAATCACTGTTTTGATACCTGAGACTAAAGAAAATAGAACCAAACTGCATTCTGAGATTAAAAAATTTCTCAGATTACTCCCATGGAAATGCTCTGGACTATTTCCTTGGATAAATCATTTCTGTACTATAGTTCATAGCATCTATCCATTGCAGTATTTAGGCAAGTTACACCCAGATTACAAACTGTTGAGTTTCCCATATAAATCCTGACTGCTGCCAGATGCACAGGATGCTTCCACTACATGAATGAGGATCTCTAACTTGGACAAAATCATCTCTCTTAATACAGAAATTTTCAAGAGCTCTCAAGACCCTTAGGCATCTGGTTCCCATTGACTTGCTCTTGTGGCAAGGTGCCTAACTCCCTTAGGTGGTTTAGAGCAGTTAATCATCAGCGAGTTTTGTCTGGAATATTTGATCCATATTGTCCATTTGCTAAGAACTGTGAGATCCAACTCTTTCTACAAAAAGCAAGGGAACCAATTCCAGCCCCCAAGGGTTGTAAGTTGTCAGTTAACAGAACTTCACACTCTTTCAAATGCTGATGAGCATCAGCATTTCACAGAGAGAAAATCAGACAcaatatttttccttgttttatgTAATTTTCTTCACACAGAATATAAAACTCAAGTACATTTCTGAGAGAGTAATTACTCCTTGATGAAGTTACCAATATATTTTTCTCAAAATGCAAAAAGTTATTGTAATACCAAGAAATATGATTATATTTTCAACAGTAGTTTCTACTAAGAGtagtgtttttttctctttttgttatAACAAATGGAATTAATATGAATTTTATCATTTCCAGGTTTAATACTGGGCTactgctacttttttttttaccaaaccccctccccccaaaaaaccaaaaaacaccaacccccaccccctcccaaagaaaaaaaaaacaaacaaacaaacaaaaaaaccctttacTAAACCAGACTTTTCTTTTAGACTTTTCCTTCAGTTCTAGGAATTCATCTTCACCCATCACCCCATCCACAGGTACAAACTGCACAAGAATTTTCTTTTGCTGGCTTTTAGTTTTATGCAAATATCCTTTGTGCTGGATCTCATCTCTGCTGCCTTTGTTTAGCCCATTGTTATTCTTTTCTGCAAGTACAAGGGAACACTGTTAATTGGGGAAGCTAATAGCAACATTTCAAGACCAGCTATGACCTAGCATATCATGCTACATGTTACCTGTACTGTCATGCTTTTTGGATATACACGGAAGTTCCAATCTTTGCCATTACACGTACCCTTCAGTGCACTGGACTAGGAATCAAGTAAGTCAAAATAATATGCAATTGACATGAAATACAGCATCCTAACTGCTATAGAAACCACAACACCAAAACATTTTGGGTTCTGGGCCTTTTTACTAATTGAGTACCTTTGTTTTCAgtaaaaaagagggaaaaaacttCTTAAAGAACACCATTAAGTTAAAAACTCTGGAGTTAGAAAAAAACTTTTAACTGCTAGAGGCATTTATGAGACAGGTACACAACTTGCTATTAGCAAGCAGCTCTCAATATAAACCAAAATTGTTTTACTGAACTATTGATCCTAGAAGTGGCTGCATGAGTTTTAATGATCTGCTTTTAGAGGACAATATGAGTGTAGATAACAGAATCCAGTATTCCTTTGTATGTGTTTACATAAATAAACCAACAAATGAAAAAACTCCTTACAATTTTCttaaacaggaagaaaaatcccttcaaaGCTTTGCATTAACATTTGCTTGATTCAcacatttatattatttttccaATTGAATGTTCTTCTTGATATGCTAGGATGGAGAAAAGTAAAATCTTTTAACCTTAATGAGATTCACATATAAGCTCCTCCTCACTTCAAGAATGTTTCTTGCCATCCCCCTCGCCCACATTTGCTTCACAGTGAAAAGGATGTTAAAATGGAAAATCAAATTAGTTTGTAAATATTAACCAATGAGCTTCTTaggaaagactgaaaaaaacctaCGTATACATTCTGTGGTTTCCATTTCCTTGGTTTTATTGTCTTTATGTAAATTCTCCCAGGACTTTTCAGGTTATATGTCTGGAAGCCACAGCCATTCAGTAGAGTAAAAGTTGAGAGAATAATGAGAAATGTGCTGGAAAAATTCACATAAAAGCTTTGGAGACATGCAAATGGAAACAACAGATACGTAAAAGCCATAATGctcaaaaaaataaatgtgtacCCAGCATGTGCATACCTGTGTTTCAGTGTAGCTCTCTCTGAATTCACAGACATATTATTTGTAAAGACACTGTATAGAGCAGCAAAGGAGTGGGATATGACAATTTTGAGATGTTTTCAGGATATTAAGGCAATGGAAGTGAATAATCCAAATGACTTCTGTTATTAGAACACGGACTTACATATAAATAACTCTATACGTAGTTGTCTTGGCATTGAGTTTTATATATCTTTTTatgtaaatgaaaaatataaccAAATATGACATGAAAATGTGTTTATGAGATCTCCCTGAACTCTTGTGCATGACAGCAATTTAAGTGCCTTGGAAATATGCACAATCTACAAGTAGGAAAGAATCTTTACTTGTTATTCTTaaacattcatttttttccaataCTCTTACAGAGATTTGTCATTCAATACTAACCCTGTGATGCTAGACTAAGCTTAGTCCAAGTATGCTTCACTTTATACAAGTACTGAAGTGTTACATATCAAAATTCCAAACCTGTAGCCATAGCCAGCCTTTATGACTCAAATTTTATGGAATATTATTTTCAGAGGACTCGGTAAGATGATCTCTAAAACAGATAGCTCTTTAAGACAGTTCTTAACAGGTACCCAAAAAAGAGGGGTTGGGTTCAAGAATGGATGAATTTGTGCACCTGATCCTATAAAAAAAGTACTTAAGATAAGTAGATAAGAGTGTTAAAGGAAAAGTAGGCATGTAGGCAAACTAATCAGTACATGCTGTGACCTACCAAGCCCACCACCACAACAGGCAGCAAATTAAATCTCTCTAAAGGGCATCACAAAGGCAAGTGACCAAAGCACACAGCTCAAAACTTTACCATTCATCAGCAGAGCAACATTAATGCATGCTCTTATCCCATAGCAAATATAAGTTAAAAATGCATTAACTCAAACAACCTCAGGCAAAACTACTTATAGCTAATACACACATAACAACTGCAAATGGTTTTTTGAAGTGCATACATGATCATTTAACAAGCTTCATGTGGTGCAAGGGAACTTTGAATGTCTGTACTAATTTCACTTCTGATTGATTATTCACATAGAAAAAGGTGACTTCATTTGCCACCCAATTACACTTATGTTCATGTCTATGATACTGAAGAGCTATAGCCGTAGCTTAGTTGTTTTGCTAGTATGGTTCTGACTCATAGTATCAAAATGAGAGATAGAGCTAGACAGCAAAATctgtctttttatttaaaaaaaataatttttggtaTAGCCAGACATAGGTAAATTAGAGTGAGGTTTAGGTTATCTCAGTGACATGTATAGATTTCTTTCAATATGCTGAGTTTCAATCAATTTCCACTCTAGTGCATTTCAAAACTGAGGCTTGGCCATTGACACCAGTTACCACACTCATAGCCTAACTCATTACAAATGGGCATTGCTACTAATATAGTGATACACTACAAGCGGGGCTTAGAGGTTTCAGGGGAAATCCCCCTGATGACAGATATGCCTTTTGTACAATCTGAGGCTCATGCTGATCTACAAATTAGTAGGTTCAACACCTTTATTATGCAATTTGATCTGTTCTCATGCCAAAAGCACAAAACAGACTTGCCCCTTTTTGAGATACTGAGAGATTACattgacacacacacacacaaaaaaaaataaatcttaagTACCTCAACAGAAGATATGGAAGGGGTGATACAGTCTGCCAGGCAGTGGCTTAACTAATAACCTCAGTTTTCCACAGTTTGTtgcagaaatgaaaagaaattctACAAGAATGGTTCACAAGTTTAAAGTCTTCGCTACATGGAAGATAATAAGTATGGCAAACTTGTGTCTAATACAAAATTTGAGGCAGCAAAACAAATCTCCTTACAGTAAGAAAGTGCATATTAGTGCCAGAAATATAGAAGATTATtataaatctctctctctcaatTTTTATAATTTACAATAGCACCCCCTTATCTAAGGAAAGACCATTTTGGAGTTTTATAATGCCAGCTGGAATGAGTAAACAATGTCCTACATTTCTGTTCAGGAGAAATAGTATAACCATTTTATAGCCAGCATGacttctgagaggaaggaaaatatAGCAATGAAATCCAGACTTCTGGCTACCTTGACCAATTTTGCTTCAAAACTGATATTTCCTGCCAGGGTGAATTTTATTGGCTCTGTAACCAGAGTGAAGAAACTCACTAGTTCCATAAAACTTCATATGAATCTTTTACTTGACTTCTCAGCTTAGATAAAACAGCACAGTAATTCATATTAAATTCAAGGTTTGTGAAACTGCTTTGCAGTGCTTCACTGAAAAATGAGCTTGTTTTCAGGGAGCTGTGAAAATTACTTCCCAGATTTTTGTATCTAACAGACACTTCTCTTACTTCCTCATCAACTTTCTTTGCCATGTATGTTATCAATCAAAAGCTGTAATAGAGGAACATTTACTATAGCTTAACACAACCATAGATGAATACCCTCAAAACACTTACTTTAATGCTTATTGTagagattaaattttaaaattacaaaatagACTTTATTGGGGAAAACCAAACAGAACaacaaaatagaaacaaaacctacAACACAAGAAACACTGGCCACCCCTGTTCATACTATCACATCTACTTAGAAGAAGTATACAGCAGACATCTGAACAATCCAGTATGTTGTGATTGTAAATCTGTGCTCTAGCCTATCACTTAAGATAGGCTGTtctctcttctgttttcttctttgcttttaaataagTCATAACAAAGGTTATTTTTTCAGACTGTGTAATGAAGTGATAAATTTTCTGTATGATTTTAAGGTATCATTGTGAGTTTCACTTCTTGTTAGGTAAATATAGACAGACTCTATAGTTTACATAACATGAAAGACACATCCAAACTCACCCTGAAACAGTATGAGAGACTACTACAAGCATCATTAGTAGAGGAAGCAGGTTGATATCAAACACCCAAAGACCTATGTGAAGCCTAGAAATAAATGTTTGggttctttttaaaaaagtcatCAAGCAGGAAGCACACTGCACACAGTGCTATCTGAAAATCCACTCACCATTCTATCTGCCCCATCTCTGTGTTCTTACTGTATCTCCTGACAGCCTAACATGAACTTTCCCTTTCCCGTCCCCTTCCCCAATAACCCTCTACCTCACCTCCTCAGTCTCTCAGTACTTACTTCCCAAGTATTTCCCAGCTGTCTGAAGGTGTTCCTGAGATAGAAAACCAACTCAGCACTGTACAGGTACTTTTAAACCATACCTATACAACTCAGCAATCCTATTAGATAGCAACAGTCTTAGTATCAGTTGATAGAGAGTAAGTACAAATTTTGATGCTTAGTTATAATGCTGATTACTAAGGAAGTAATGGCTATGCAAGATATTACTTAGCTAGATGTAAGACTGGTCATAGTAAAGAGAGTACTAGCTCTCAAATTCTTATGCAAATAGTTCACCTGTAAGGAAAAATATCacatttttcaatttaatttgaTTGCTATGTGGTACCACCACCAGCCAGATCAATCAACTGATAAATAGATCTCACTCTTGCAGTGGAAGATCCTAAAATGCATTCTGAGAATGGTCAGGGTCTCAAATAATAACACAAacttcagagaagaaaaggatTACTTTAATGGTGAGTGTAGAGAAAGAATTATGGGTTTTATGGGCTATTGTAGTGCAACAGAATCATAACCATCTCACTGATACCTTGCTTCTTTTTTCAttcattgaaataattttccaatGCATTCTAAAAGTCTAATACAAAACTCTGCTGCTTCTTCATGTTAGGCTCTATTTTTCATTATATGCATCCCAATCATGACAGGACCCTGCAAATGCAGCCGCAATACCTAGAAATACAGAAACATCTTTTTATATGAACCATTTTATTAGAGATGCCAACCTGTGCCCTTTTGATGAAAAGTAGTGATATTTAGAAGTTTGACCCTAAgttaaaaaaatgctgaaatattCAGAGGTTTtataaaatgcaaatttaatttttcaatcaGCTCTACAGAAGACCCACTAGAACACACAGGCCATCTCTTTTCACATGTAAGAGTATTTCTGATAACAGTGTTTTTTTCCAGACTACTTAGATTTTCACAACCTGTTTTTGTTAGTTTCCTGGTGCTGCAAATGTGGTTATTTGATTTCTTTCGCATGAAACATACAGAGACATTCCCACAATATAAACCCATACGTTTTATCcagtaaagaaaaagaacagtaATGTGAAAGATTTCTTGTGAAAAGTTATCTCATGTAAAGGGAAAGATCTTTATGACATGGAGCATATGCACCTCCAAAAACATCCCTaccaaaataaaacatgaaTTCACTGAAAcagttttcttcctctgtgccaCAACTCTTCATTCAAGATGTGCCATATTAACCAGAGAGGCCTAcatatacatgtgtgtgtgtatatatatatattacgtATTACATGTAAATGTTGAATTATATTCCAACCACTCTAAGtttctttcactttttcatttaagaaaaacacAAGGTAAAAACATCCCAAAGTGCTACACTCAACTGTATGTAATTTCAAAGTTTGCACGCTCCTTCTTCTCTTCATtgtatattattttataatatgCACTGGAATATACAGGTAAGGCAGATGATAGGTAAGTATGAAATTATTAATTACAATAGCAATTCCTTTGTCAACAATGCAATAAATTGCTAGATGAGAGATATTGTAGCCAATTTTATGTCTAATAGCTAACAGAGATATTTTTCTCTAACAGAggaaagagattaaaaaatagatttaaaaaagattaaaagagACTTTTTCAGGGGAAAATCATATATTTTAGATTGATACTTTAAGATAGATTATATTCATAGACACTGAGGTGTTTTTATTAACTCCTTCAATCACAAACAAGGGCCATAGAATTTCACTCCAATGCCTGTATTAGGCCCTTAACCTACAGGTGACCTAAAGCACCAAGCCTACAGCTTCATGTTTTTCtaagaaagaaataagaaaaacagaaaataagaaaataagacTGAAATAAGAAAATAGGATAGCAACTCAGATGGGAGATCTGTTTTAGTGAGTGTACTTAAGAAAACATTTACCAAACAACCATCTAGGGCAGTCTACAAGAGGGTCTAGAGAGGGTAGCCTAGTATCTAAACCCTTACTTACAATTTTATTAATCTgtcttttgctttattttcaaagCATGATGTGAATTAGAGGAGCTTGTCATCAACAGCTTCAACACTACTTTTAGGGCAAGGACCTGTGCACATGAGACAAAGTTTCAGCATGTTCCTAATGAGACACAGAATTCGAATGGGTTCCGTGTCTCTGTCCACACATTTCAATTTTCCTTAGTGGAAAATAAACCAGTAGAAGCAAGTTGTTGTCCTCTTTCTCGTCTTTCATCCATGTTGGTTTGAAGTCAGAGCTACAAGTGTTGTCTCTCTTCCTATCTAAGCTACCAAGGGTCCTTACACACTTCATCACCCAAAAATGCAATTTGTTTAATAACAAACTTGGAGGAAACTATTGGCAGCACTAGGATGTACAGAAGAGAACATACAATCTGCATGAGGATGCATAGTGCTCTTTCAAAGAGCATTATGGTTTGCCTTACTGTGAGTATTGCAGCTCACTGTGTTATAGTTTGGCTTCTATTGCTGATTCCCACAGTAAATTCCAGTCAAACCTCACTTACTGTGCCAGGTATTGCTAGTGCCTTTCAGAAAGCTAAAGGATTTGCTTGGGCAGGTTGGCAGTGTTGTCCTCAGGGCTGGACACAGGGCCAAGTCCTGGCAGGCTGGGTGACAAGGGTGTCCACCCTCCTCTCTTGGACATTGCTGCAGCCCAGTCCAGCTAAAGGCACCAGGGGCTCACCAGGTCACTCTGCTGTCTCCAGACGTGTTCCAGTGGCCAGCATTGTGCCGCAGGGCTGGCAAACTTTCAAAGAAATATCCAGCAGCTACCAaacctcccagctccagcacccagctgccactgctgcagccctgaggagcagggacacagagtgTATCTGTGGAAACTGCCAGAAGCCAGACCAGCCTGCTCCCTTCCACACTCTGAGGGAACACTGAACGTAGCTCTGCCAGGGAGATGAGGATGGAGGGCAAGAACCTGTAATCCAGCTGGGTGGAAGCCCTTGAGGCAGCAGACATTAGGCAAGCATCTGAGAACAGTCACTCCAACACATAGGCTGTATCAAGTCATGCCTAACTTGCTTGCCATGTAGCAGAGAGGTGGAAGTAGAGGAGTCACTAGTGGGGAATCGCTAATGAGCTATGAAGCCATTAATTGGTGGGGCAGAAGGGTGAGCCCAGCCgtggcagagcacagccctgggtaGTGATGGGCagtcctgctgccagctgagcttGGCATGGCTCCTTCCAGGGCCTGAGCTATTCTTGAAACTGGGAAGCACCCCCAaaggtggggcagggggagcttTGCTCCTGAGGAGGTTTATGTTTTAGGGGATGGTTAGGAATGCTATGCTACATATCGTTCTGTGCCTCTTACCATAAACAGACCGGCTGGGCGCGGGAGgtgattgtcctgctctgctgtggcgTGGCCTCACCTCCCattgtgtgtgtggttttggggGACAGGATAcaacaaagaaataaagctaCTGCAGAgcgtccaaaggagggcaacgaacgaagatggtgaagggcctagAGCGGAATGacctacttaaaaaaaaaaaaaaaaaaaaaaaaaaaggcggtCGGTTTTAATCATTTCAATTCGGTTCAATTTCCCGCTCCTGGTCGGGTGATGGGCCGGAAGTCGAGTGACGGCTCCTTCACCGAAAGCTCGATCGCTCGGATTGACGTCCCGCTCAGCCAATAGCTACAAACGCCATCCtccgggcccggccccggctccggcGGGACCGCGCTCGAACGGCAGCCCCAAGCCTGGCCCATGGAGGCTGTACTGGGGCAGGTGGAGCAGCTGCCGGCGCTCCTGGCCGTGTGCCGCTCCGCGCTGGTGCGGGACTGGGACTCCCTCACGCTGGACAGGGCTCTAGAGTGGGCCCGGTATTTCCAGCACCTCCATGACCGGTTCCGTGCCCGTCCCCAGCTCCGGGAGGCCCTCGGCCGGCGGCTGCGCCGGTCCCAGCCGTACCCTCTGCTCGGCTTCCCCGCGCTGGGCCGCTGCCCGCTGCTGTTGGGGCTGGCGCTGCTGGAGAACCGCGCTTTGCCGCCCGCCGCCTGCCGCCGCCTGCTCCGCAGCCTGCTGCAGCCGCCCGGCGCGGGGAGCGGCTCCGATGCCCGCGGCCTGGAGCTGCTCGCCCGCCGCAAGGCCGCTGCCTGCCTGCTGGCGGTGCCCCGCCGTCGGCCGCGGCGTGCCCCCGGGCCGGAGCCGCAGCTGCGGGCAGAGgcgcagctgctgctgggccggCTGCGGGGGGAGGCCGCGGGGCAGCTGCGCTGGCTGTGCGGCgttctggagcagctgccccagccccgcgcCTTCGCGGTGGTGGCGGCGGCGCTGGCTCTGCTGAAGCAGGAGCGTGGCGCTGAGCAGGCCGGAGACTGGGACCGGgatgggagcagcagccagggcggGTGCCCGGAGAGCACTGCGGGAGACGGGTGCGCAGCCGGGCTCCTgctttcctggctgctgggcGACCAGGAGCGGTTTTCTGCCTTCTGCCTTTGCCTCCCATGTTCCCATCTTGCTTTCCTAGCTGGTCACTATTCCCAGTTAAGCAGATCTTATTTGGACCTCTTAACCGGCTGGGGAAGCCACTTGGTGTATGACCCCTTGCAGGGGCGGTGGGTTAAAAGTTGCCTTGACAAAGCTAAATTGTCCTGGGAGGAATTAAGGGAGcgcttcagctgcctctgtcaGGGATCTGCGCTGCTCAGAGAACAGACCCAAGCTGCTCTGGAACTGCTGAGGACACAAGATGGAGACTTCAAAGTCTGTGGCCTAAGTGTGTGGACTGACTTACTGATGGAAGTAATGCAGGAACACAAAAGCAACGTGAAAACTTACAAAATCAAGTAAAACTGGTTAACTTTATTTGATGTGAAAGGCAAGACAACTACTCTCTTCCTTGAAAACCAAATGTTGTGACTGCTGATCATGATTCTGACAGCATCTGGTTCTGAAATCTTTCAGGGAGGCCTGGTGTTTTGTTGTGATTGTGCTGTCATTTCTGGTCAACACGAAAGTTTCTTCCTTTTCAGTACTTGCTGATATTAATTATctaataaaatgaagaaaatgcatTCTGCTTCAAATATGGAGTAGTTTTCTGTTTAGAAAATATGACGGTTCTGATATGGTCATGGTAGGCATTTTTCTAAGTGTTGGAGGCTGAGCAAAAGTTCAAAGGGAGGGTGGAGTTTCAGATGTGAAAACACAAATTCAGGGTTCATTTAGTAGTGATTGTCTTCATTGGGCTGTCTGCTCTGGTGGCCATGTTGATGCTTCCATAGCTCTTGCACTTGACTTAGCCCCAGGGTCAGTGAAGAAAGTGAGAGGAAGCCAACTGGAAATCTTCTTGAAAAGTTCTAAAATAAATGTCTTTATTAGTTGCTATATTACTTGATAATATCCAGGTATTTCCTAAGCAAAGTGAGATAAAATGTAGGATGTTCTGTGTGGTTTTCTTCCCATTTCCATAATTTATTACACTATTCATTGCTTTTTGAAGCAGAAAAGTGAGTGAATAGCAAACTTTTTTACTACATGTATATATTATATGtactatatatataaaactttGTCTATATGTTTATACAAAATAGTATATAATTGTATGTATAAAATGtgatatatatattatatataatgtatatataatattttcCCCCCTTTGTTATTTTACATCTTATCTTTTCTGTTAGGAAAACTTGAACAAGGTAGTTACTACCTTTCCACTTTCATTAAAATGAGTACTGTAATGCAGAAATAGTGTGTATATTCAGCTCTGTAAACTAGTGTTTCCAAAAGTGAGCACCGTAAAAAGAGAATAGTCAAGGAAGATGAGGCAAATGTATGGAACTGCTGCCAAAAGAATTACTCATTAATCTTTTGTGTGGAGGACCTGACAGAGTTCCTGTAGACCGTATTCTTACAGTTTCAAGATCCTTTGTTTTCAAGATCTTTCTTTTGTTGCAAAAGTCTTGTAGGAGAGGTTAGAAGATTCTTCACTTATGCTTATAAGCTTAAAGAAAGCAAACCAGCTATTAAATGTATAAACTGTATTGAAGCTAATTAGAGTAGTAATCTGTCTTATGACAAGAAATAGTGTATGCAACTATGGCAGATATTTCTGAATGGCAGAACTAAAGTGGAGAGAATCTTGAGGTTTTTCAAATGGAAGCAATTGGAACAAGGATTGAATATTGAAGATGCTTATTTGAACTTGTATGGAAGTAATTGCAGacacaaataatttcttattcTTCACCTATTCTAAAACAGAAGAGGTACTTGGGGGTAGCAGCCTTTATATAGTTAGAAGGACATGCTACTAATCtatcaaaaatacaactttTCTTTGCATTCCTTGCTATGTTACATCAGTGACGCAAGTTATGGAGATCTGTGGATGAACATATTCTAAAACTACAGCTGTGGCAGTTGTCTTGCTCTGTCTTAAATGGAGTTGTTTCCCCTTCTGGAACTTGCAGTCAATCTTAAGAGACACCAATGTCAGTGGACCTCCTGACTGAGTCAATATTTCTGTGgtatcaaaacaaaaaaaaaagaaatctgtctAAAAATTGGTCTGAAATCTGTCAGTGTTTAAAACTGCTTAGAAGTGTAAAGCATGAAGTTTGAATTTATGTTGTctagccacagttccctgtgtTATGTAGTTTTGGCATTTGGTGTGGAAACTCTGCACTTGAGTTTGCTCTTAACGCTTTTAACAGGCATAAGATTTTTTTGTCTGTTAGAATACTTTCTGCTATCAGGGGTTCCTGTTGAATAATACACACAAAGATGCTAGACAAAGTTACTTGCTTCTCCTCAGATATACTTTAAGGGTGATTAACAAATGTTGCAATAACCTTGCAAATGTTGTAGTATCAAATCAAACTTTGACTATTAAAACCTGCTGTGCCCAGGTATTTGAGTCTCTGGGACAAATTTCAGTGAGGGTTGAGTCTTAGTTTTGCTTGTCAGGTTAGATATGTTTCATAATTTCTTTCAGAATATTCACTATAAATTAAGTCTTTTAACTATTTCTAGAATAAATCAGATCTTTTTAGGGAGTTTCTTCATGCAGTATTTCACATCTTCCTTTTGATAAACTTAAGCTTTGTGTTATAAAATTCAGTTCATGAAGACATACGTCTTTCTTTGAAGTAATGCTTATTACACCTTTTAATACCTAAGTTCAACTGCAGAATCTTTTACTGGCATGGCTAGGAAGTAATAAGCCCATCAGTGATTTATTAAGCAAGTAAAGAAATAATCATGGGCATGGACAGGCAAGAGACAGGCCAGTATAAACCTTATATACTGATTTCCAATTCTGTCTTCCTTATAGAAACAGGGATGGCAAAAGGTAGTTCAACCTCAGTGAGACAAAAGCACCTGGTTATAGCAATTACACAGAAATGCTCCAATCTGTCCCAAATACATTATAAAGAGAGGCCAGATCTCTGATTACCAAATTCCAAAATCCATATGGTATTCATTGCACAAATACACTGGTCCACATTCCCTATTATT is part of the Passer domesticus isolate bPasDom1 chromosome 6, bPasDom1.hap1, whole genome shotgun sequence genome and harbors:
- the FANCF gene encoding Fanconi anemia group F protein; the protein is MEAVLGQVEQLPALLAVCRSALVRDWDSLTLDRALEWARYFQHLHDRFRARPQLREALGRRLRRSQPYPLLGFPALGRCPLLLGLALLENRALPPAACRRLLRSLLQPPGAGSGSDARGLELLARRKAAACLLAVPRRRPRRAPGPEPQLRAEAQLLLGRLRGEAAGQLRWLCGVLEQLPQPRAFAVVAAALALLKQERGAEQAGDWDRDGSSSQGGCPESTAGDGCAAGLLLSWLLGDQERFSAFCLCLPCSHLAFLAGHYSQLSRSYLDLLTGWGSHLVYDPLQGRWVKSCLDKAKLSWEELRERFSCLCQGSALLREQTQAALELLRTQDGDFKVCGLSVWTDLLMEVMQEHKSNVKTYKIK